One region of Dokdonia sp. 4H-3-7-5 genomic DNA includes:
- a CDS encoding carbonic anhydrase family protein — MRKLLNVSLVAICMIFLNSCKENSNEIAQEKPATPEVVENKVVQSIMTAEEQAGMTPDEIINRLKKGNQNFIDNNLTQRDHSAQRRKATIGQYPKAIVLSCVDSRVPVEDVFDLGIGDIFVARVAGNIENRDIVGSMEFATAVAGSKVVIVMGHTECGAVKHAIDNTDAASMGMNSLSDLLDEIKPSVLETENDGDLSSKNVAFTNNVIHKNAIKTVEDIREQSPKMAAMENDGTIKIVSAIYDMETGKVNFIN; from the coding sequence ATGAGAAAGCTATTAAATGTATCACTAGTTGCGATTTGCATGATTTTTTTAAACTCTTGTAAAGAGAACTCCAATGAAATTGCACAAGAAAAACCAGCAACTCCTGAGGTGGTAGAAAACAAAGTCGTACAAAGCATTATGACAGCCGAGGAGCAAGCTGGAATGACTCCTGACGAAATTATAAATCGACTAAAAAAGGGAAATCAGAACTTTATAGATAATAATTTGACACAACGCGACCACTCCGCACAAAGGAGAAAAGCCACTATAGGTCAATATCCTAAAGCGATTGTGCTTTCTTGTGTTGATAGTAGAGTACCTGTAGAAGATGTTTTTGACCTAGGAATAGGCGATATTTTTGTTGCAAGAGTAGCGGGTAATATTGAAAATAGAGATATCGTGGGCTCTATGGAATTTGCTACAGCCGTTGCAGGATCAAAAGTAGTAATCGTAATGGGTCATACAGAATGTGGCGCAGTAAAGCATGCTATAGATAATACGGATGCTGCATCTATGGGTATGAATTCTCTTTCAGATTTACTTGATGAGATTAAACCGTCAGTACTTGAAACCGAGAATGATGGCGACCTATCTTCTAAGAATGTTGCATTTACTAATAATGTAATTCACAAAAATGCTATTAAAACGGTTGAAGATATCCGAGAGCAATCACCTAAAATGGCAGCAATGGAAAATGATGGTACGATTAAAATTGTTTCGGCGATATATGATATGGAAACTGGTAAAGTAAATTTTATTAATTAA
- a CDS encoding WD40/YVTN/BNR-like repeat-containing protein, producing the protein MKLRYFLASSAVLFALTKGQSQQPATSIQLQEQAVLQKEQSLSNSIVKNIPFENIGPSVMSGRIVDIAVNPEMPSEFYAGYASGGLWYTNNNGTTFTPVMDNAPTQNVGEVTVDWKSGTIWVGTGENNASRSSYAGIGLLKSTDKGATWQNMGLIDSHHIGRILINPSNPDEVVVGALGHLYSDNEERGVYKTADGGKTWKKTLFIDNKTGIIDIDNDPTNFNLMYASAWQKDRKAWNFEGAGAGSGIYKSTDGGDTWQQLTNFPSGDGVGRIGIAVYDENTVYAVHDSQFRREGEGKKSSSNKLEKDDFKTMSKEALLALDDKKLDDYLKRNGFQEKYRAANVKSMVRQGDVQPVDLATYLETANTQMFDTPVVGAEVYRSNDGGATWKKTHKGYIDDLYYSYGYYFGEINVNPSDAQDIYIYGVPIVKSKDGGKTFTSINAPNVHSDHHALWINPKNEKHLINGNDGGINISYDDGASWIKANDPSVGQFYFIQVDNEEPYNIYGGLQDNGVWVAPSTTQESRGWLQSGQYPWESIMGGDGMQVQVDSRDANIVYTGFQFGNYFRINRETGENKRFDIKHTLGEKPYRFNWQTPILLSSHNQDILYLGGNKLMRSMDQGDSWTAISPDLTHGGKPGNVAYGTLTSVSESPFQFGLIYTGSDDGKISVTKNSGSDWQVISNTLPKDLWVSRVVASEHKKERVYATLNGYRWDDFATYIYVSDNYGQTWKNISAGIPMSPVNVIIEDPVKENIIYVGTDNGAYVSMNGGESYNAFAKAVSDKTTAPLPAVAVHDMKIQKKANHLLLGTHGRSIYRADLAPIQQVNTGANAQIFDIASVRSSGRWGNSWSGWSEPNEPNVAINYYTSNAGKFAMVIKDAEGKEVQRAALLPSAGLNVFNYDLSITEKGKKILEKANSSLDIQKAKNGKYYLPKGVYTVSLDGGGGNSNAAQTTLEIK; encoded by the coding sequence ATGAAATTACGTTATTTCCTTGCCTCAAGTGCGGTTCTTTTTGCACTTACTAAAGGGCAGTCACAACAACCAGCGACCTCTATACAATTACAAGAACAGGCAGTGCTTCAAAAAGAGCAGTCGCTTAGTAACAGTATTGTAAAAAATATCCCTTTTGAAAATATAGGGCCTTCGGTAATGAGTGGTCGTATTGTAGATATTGCGGTAAATCCAGAAATGCCTTCAGAGTTTTATGCAGGCTATGCAAGTGGTGGTTTATGGTACACTAATAATAATGGAACCACTTTTACACCAGTAATGGATAATGCACCTACGCAGAACGTAGGAGAAGTGACCGTAGACTGGAAAAGCGGAACAATATGGGTAGGTACTGGAGAGAATAACGCCTCTAGATCTAGTTATGCGGGTATCGGGTTATTAAAATCTACAGATAAAGGAGCGACATGGCAAAATATGGGACTTATAGATAGTCATCACATAGGGCGTATTTTAATAAACCCGTCTAATCCAGATGAGGTTGTCGTAGGAGCATTGGGTCATCTATATTCAGATAACGAAGAGCGAGGAGTTTATAAAACAGCAGATGGCGGTAAGACCTGGAAGAAAACCTTATTTATTGATAATAAAACGGGAATTATAGATATAGATAATGATCCTACAAATTTTAATTTGATGTATGCCTCGGCATGGCAAAAGGATCGCAAAGCGTGGAACTTTGAAGGAGCGGGCGCTGGATCTGGAATCTATAAGAGTACAGATGGTGGAGATACTTGGCAACAACTTACTAATTTTCCATCTGGTGATGGTGTGGGTAGAATAGGTATTGCGGTGTATGACGAGAATACGGTGTATGCTGTGCATGATAGCCAATTTCGACGTGAGGGCGAGGGAAAAAAATCATCTTCAAATAAGTTAGAAAAAGACGATTTTAAAACAATGTCTAAAGAGGCACTACTAGCTCTTGATGACAAGAAACTAGATGATTACCTAAAGCGCAATGGTTTTCAAGAAAAATATCGTGCTGCAAACGTAAAATCTATGGTACGTCAAGGAGATGTACAGCCAGTAGATCTTGCCACGTACTTAGAAACTGCAAATACACAAATGTTTGATACGCCTGTAGTAGGGGCAGAGGTGTATAGATCTAATGATGGTGGGGCCACATGGAAAAAAACTCACAAAGGCTATATAGATGATTTATATTATAGCTACGGGTATTATTTTGGGGAGATTAATGTAAATCCATCAGATGCTCAAGATATTTACATTTACGGTGTGCCTATTGTGAAGTCTAAGGATGGAGGAAAGACATTTACGAGTATCAATGCTCCTAACGTGCACTCGGATCATCACGCGCTGTGGATTAATCCTAAGAATGAAAAGCACCTTATAAATGGGAATGATGGAGGGATTAATATTTCATACGATGATGGTGCTAGCTGGATAAAGGCAAATGATCCATCTGTTGGTCAGTTTTACTTTATTCAAGTAGATAATGAGGAGCCTTATAATATATATGGAGGATTACAAGATAATGGGGTGTGGGTAGCTCCTAGTACTACACAAGAAAGTAGAGGCTGGTTACAAAGCGGGCAGTACCCTTGGGAAAGTATCATGGGTGGTGACGGTATGCAAGTACAAGTAGATAGTCGTGATGCAAATATTGTGTACACAGGATTTCAGTTTGGAAACTACTTCAGGATTAATCGCGAGACGGGAGAAAACAAGCGATTTGATATAAAGCACACCTTAGGAGAGAAGCCATATCGTTTTAACTGGCAAACGCCTATTTTACTAAGTTCTCATAACCAAGATATTTTATATCTAGGAGGTAATAAACTCATGAGATCTATGGATCAAGGTGATAGCTGGACTGCAATAAGCCCAGACCTTACACATGGCGGTAAGCCTGGTAATGTGGCTTATGGAACTCTTACTTCAGTTTCAGAGTCTCCTTTTCAATTTGGGTTGATATACACAGGAAGTGATGACGGTAAGATTTCGGTTACAAAGAACAGCGGTAGTGATTGGCAAGTGATAAGTAATACATTGCCTAAAGATTTGTGGGTATCACGTGTCGTGGCTTCAGAGCATAAGAAGGAGCGAGTATATGCCACCTTAAATGGATATCGCTGGGATGATTTTGCAACGTATATCTATGTATCTGATAATTATGGACAGACATGGAAGAATATTTCGGCAGGGATTCCTATGTCTCCTGTTAATGTGATTATCGAAGATCCTGTAAAAGAAAATATCATTTACGTAGGTACAGATAATGGTGCTTATGTGAGCATGAATGGTGGTGAGAGTTATAACGCTTTCGCGAAAGCGGTATCAGATAAAACCACTGCGCCACTACCGGCAGTAGCAGTTCACGATATGAAAATCCAGAAAAAAGCAAATCACCTATTACTAGGAACGCACGGCCGAAGCATATACAGAGCAGATCTAGCACCTATACAGCAAGTAAATACAGGGGCAAATGCTCAAATATTTGACATTGCTAGTGTAAGATCAAGCGGGAGATGGGGTAATAGTTGGAGCGGCTGGTCTGAACCAAACGAGCCAAATGTTGCAATCAATTACTACACAAGCAACGCAGGTAAATTTGCTATGGTTATTAAGGATGCAGAAGGGAAAGAAGTGCAACGAGCAGCATTACTGCCTTCGGCGGGACTTAATGTGTTTAATTACGATCTTTCTATAACAGAAAAAGGGAAGAAGATACTTGAAAAGGCAAACTCTTCATTAGACATTCAGAAAGCCAAAAATGGTAAGTATTATCTCCCAAAAGGAGTGTATACAGTTTCCCTTGATGGTGGAGGAGGTAATAGTAATGCAGCGCAAACTACCTTAGAGATTAAATAA
- a CDS encoding succinate dehydrogenase cytochrome b subunit — protein MSGLLKSSIGRKVAMALSGLFLVVFLTQHFVINSTAVIAPDTFNAWSHFMGTNPLVQYGLQPILIFGVVFHFVMGFVLELQNRKARPVGYAQYKGSANAPWTSRNMILSGLVVLAFLGLHFYDFWIPEMIHKYVETHPEDPTRYYAETVHKFESPVRVILYVISFVLLALHLWHGFASTFQSVGFNNKYSAGLSKFAKVWAITIPVGFIIIAVYLHFNQIPH, from the coding sequence ATGAGCGGATTATTAAAATCTTCGATTGGCCGAAAGGTAGCCATGGCGCTATCAGGTCTTTTTCTAGTTGTCTTTTTAACACAGCACTTTGTAATTAACAGTACAGCGGTTATTGCGCCAGATACATTTAATGCGTGGTCGCATTTTATGGGTACGAACCCATTAGTACAATATGGATTGCAACCTATTCTTATTTTCGGAGTGGTTTTTCACTTTGTTATGGGGTTTGTGTTAGAACTACAAAATAGAAAAGCACGTCCAGTAGGATATGCGCAGTATAAAGGAAGTGCAAATGCACCTTGGACATCACGTAATATGATCCTATCTGGGCTTGTAGTGCTTGCCTTCTTAGGACTTCACTTTTATGATTTCTGGATTCCAGAAATGATTCATAAGTATGTAGAGACGCATCCAGAAGATCCTACAAGATATTATGCAGAGACTGTTCACAAATTTGAAAGCCCTGTACGTGTAATACTATATGTGATTTCTTTTGTATTACTAGCACTTCACTTATGGCACGGATTTGCATCAACATTCCAGTCTGTAGGATTTAATAATAAATACTCTGCTGGACTTTCAAAGTTTGCTAAAGTTTGGGCAATTACAATACCTGTAGGATTTATAATAATTGCAGTATACCTGCACTTTAATCAAATTCCTCACTAA
- a CDS encoding fumarate reductase/succinate dehydrogenase flavoprotein subunit translates to MALDSKIPQGPLADKWTNYKNEINLVNPANKRLIDVIVVGTGLAGGSAAATLAELGYNVKAFCFQDSPRRAHSIAAQGGINAAKNYQGDGDSTYRLFYDTVKGGDYRSREANVYRLAEVSTNIIDQCVAQGVPFARDYGGLLDNRSFGGVLVSRTFYAKGQTGQQLLLGAYSAMNRQIGRGKIKMYNRHEMLDVVKVDGKARGIITRNLVTGEIERHSAHAVVLGTGGYGNVFYLSTNAMGSNVTAAWKAHKRGAYFANPCYTQIHPTCIPVSGDHQSKLTLMSESLRNDGRIWVPKKKEDAIAIREGKKKPTELTEDERDYYLERRYPAFGNLVPRDVASRAAKERCDAGFGVNKTGEAVYLDFASAIERYGKEQAYVQHKDANDKAVVTALGTEVVRNKYGNLFQMYEKIVDQNPYKTPMMIYPAVHYTMGGLWVDYNLQTSVEGLYAIGEANFSDHGANRLGASALMQGLADGYFVLPYTIGDYLSHDIRTGPISTDSPEFEEAEQNVRKQVDALVNNNGTKSVDYFHKKLGKIMWNKCGMSRNATDLQSAIDEIAALRDDFYKEVRVPGGQNEFNEELAKALRVADFLELGELFAKDALTRNESAGGHFREESVELDGPQKGEALRDDENYTFVSAWEHKGAPKDAVLHKEELIFENIELKQRSYK, encoded by the coding sequence ATGGCATTAGATTCTAAAATACCTCAAGGACCACTAGCTGATAAGTGGACTAATTATAAAAATGAAATTAACCTTGTAAATCCTGCAAACAAACGTCTTATTGATGTAATTGTTGTAGGTACAGGTCTTGCCGGAGGATCTGCAGCAGCAACGCTTGCAGAACTAGGCTATAACGTAAAGGCTTTTTGCTTTCAAGATTCTCCACGTCGTGCGCACTCCATTGCTGCACAAGGAGGTATTAACGCAGCCAAAAACTACCAAGGAGATGGTGACTCTACCTACCGTTTATTTTATGATACGGTAAAAGGTGGTGATTACCGCTCACGTGAGGCAAACGTTTATCGTCTTGCTGAGGTTTCTACAAACATTATTGATCAGTGTGTAGCACAAGGGGTTCCTTTTGCACGTGATTATGGTGGGTTGCTAGATAACCGTTCTTTTGGTGGTGTACTTGTAAGTCGTACTTTTTATGCAAAAGGACAAACAGGACAACAATTACTACTAGGAGCATACTCTGCTATGAATCGTCAGATAGGTCGTGGTAAGATAAAAATGTATAACCGTCACGAGATGCTAGATGTCGTTAAGGTAGACGGTAAAGCTCGTGGTATTATCACTCGTAACCTTGTTACAGGAGAAATAGAACGTCACTCTGCACACGCGGTTGTACTAGGAACGGGAGGATATGGAAACGTATTTTACCTTTCTACAAACGCAATGGGCTCAAACGTAACGGCAGCTTGGAAAGCTCACAAACGAGGTGCTTATTTTGCAAACCCTTGTTATACGCAAATACACCCTACATGTATACCGGTTTCTGGTGATCACCAGTCTAAGTTAACACTTATGTCTGAATCACTACGTAATGATGGTCGTATTTGGGTGCCTAAGAAAAAAGAAGATGCTATCGCAATACGCGAAGGAAAGAAGAAGCCTACAGAGTTAACCGAAGACGAGAGAGATTATTATCTAGAGCGTCGCTACCCAGCCTTTGGTAACCTAGTGCCACGTGATGTAGCATCAAGAGCTGCAAAAGAGCGTTGTGATGCAGGTTTTGGAGTAAACAAAACTGGAGAAGCAGTATACTTGGACTTTGCAAGCGCAATCGAGCGTTACGGTAAAGAACAAGCGTATGTACAGCATAAAGATGCAAATGATAAAGCAGTCGTAACAGCATTAGGAACAGAGGTAGTACGTAATAAATATGGAAATTTATTCCAGATGTACGAGAAGATTGTAGATCAAAACCCTTACAAAACACCTATGATGATTTACCCAGCGGTACATTACACAATGGGAGGATTATGGGTAGATTATAACTTACAAACTTCTGTAGAGGGATTATATGCGATAGGAGAAGCAAACTTCTCAGATCACGGTGCAAACCGTTTAGGAGCTTCGGCGCTTATGCAAGGTCTTGCAGATGGATACTTTGTATTACCATATACAATAGGTGACTACTTATCTCATGATATACGTACGGGTCCTATCTCTACAGACTCTCCTGAGTTTGAAGAAGCAGAGCAAAACGTGCGTAAGCAAGTAGATGCTTTAGTAAATAACAATGGAACAAAATCTGTAGACTACTTCCACAAGAAGTTAGGTAAGATTATGTGGAACAAATGTGGTATGTCACGTAACGCGACAGACCTACAAAGTGCTATTGACGAAATCGCAGCACTGCGTGATGATTTTTATAAAGAAGTGCGTGTACCTGGAGGACAGAATGAATTTAATGAAGAACTTGCCAAAGCACTTCGTGTAGCAGATTTCTTAGAGCTAGGTGAGTTATTTGCAAAGGATGCATTAACTCGTAACGAATCTGCTGGTGGGCACTTTAGAGAAGAGTCTGTAGAGCTAGATGGTCCTCAAAAAGGTGAGGCACTACGTGATGACGAGAATTATACTTTTGTATCTGCTTGGGAGCATAAAGGTGCGCCTAAAGACGCAGTTCTACATAAAGAAGAATTGATTTTTGAGAATATTGAGTTAAAACAAAGAAGCTATAAATAA
- a CDS encoding succinate dehydrogenase/fumarate reductase iron-sulfur subunit: protein MKLTLKVWRQKNATAKGSIVTYPIDGIDGDMSFLEMMDVLNNKLISEGDEPVTFDHDCREGICGSCSMFINGEAHGPDRLVTTCQLHMRKFKDGDTITIEPFRAAGFPVIKDLMVDRSAFDRIQHAGGFISVNTSGNTQDANSIPIEKENADDAFAAATCIGCGACVASCKNSSAMLFVGAKVSQFALLPQGEVEATTRVLNMVKQMDEEGFGNCTNTGACEVECPKGISLENIARMNREYLSASLKG, encoded by the coding sequence ATGAAACTAACGCTAAAGGTATGGCGCCAGAAAAACGCCACAGCTAAAGGAAGCATAGTAACGTACCCAATCGATGGTATCGATGGTGATATGTCTTTCTTAGAAATGATGGATGTGCTTAATAATAAGCTCATCAGTGAAGGAGATGAACCCGTAACATTTGATCATGATTGTCGTGAGGGTATTTGTGGTTCATGTTCTATGTTTATCAACGGTGAAGCACACGGTCCAGATAGACTTGTAACAACGTGTCAGTTACACATGCGTAAATTTAAGGATGGAGATACAATTACTATAGAGCCTTTTAGAGCTGCGGGATTCCCAGTGATAAAAGATCTTATGGTAGATCGCTCTGCTTTTGACCGTATACAGCATGCAGGAGGATTTATATCTGTTAATACTTCTGGTAATACACAAGATGCAAACTCGATTCCTATTGAAAAGGAAAATGCAGATGACGCTTTTGCAGCGGCTACATGTATCGGTTGTGGAGCTTGTGTAGCAAGTTGTAAAAACTCGAGTGCTATGCTATTTGTAGGAGCAAAGGTGAGTCAGTTTGCATTACTTCCACAAGGAGAGGTAGAGGCAACTACTCGTGTTCTTAATATGGTAAAGCAGATGGATGAAGAAGGTTTTGGTAACTGTACAAATACAGGTGCTTGTGAGGTTGAGTGTCCTAAAGGGATATCTCTAGAAAACATCGCACGTATGAACCGTGAGTACCTTTCTGCGTCCCTAAAAGGATAA
- a CDS encoding inorganic phosphate transporter translates to MENIYIFMIAALAILAIADLVVGVSNDAVNFLNSAIGSKAVTFKTVMVVASVGIAFGALSSSGMMEVARKGIFDPSQFYFDEIMIIFMAVMITDIILLDIFNSLGMPTSTTVSIVFELLGASVVMSIIKISNNSDSLAQIGEYINTDKATEIILGILLSVFIAFTIGAIIQFLTRFLLTFNFEKKPSWIAAVFGGFAVSSISYFIIIKGLKGANILPPEFSSWANDNLIQFLSANFIIWTAVSWVFHAILKQNIYKLVIILGTFALAMAFAGNDLVNFIGVPMAAYNSFIAWSGSGILPSAFSMEQLADKVPTQPILLLVAGLIMVLTLWFSKKARRVVKTSVDLSRQDEVKERFKPNWVSQHLVRGVIIANNGVNKILPAKLRQSINKSFEPSTVIHTKASEAPAFDMVRAAVNLVIASVLISVATGLKLPLSTTYVTFMVAMGTSLADRAWGAESAVYRVAGVLNVISGWFLTAFSAFTAAGILAYLMYLGGNIAIIGLFFLAIAMLVRNYLSTKKKNKEAKIEEDLRKAESKTISGIIEESADNIAKTIIRTDKIYTGTLKGLAKNKVGSLRKSRATVEKLNEEIDELRNNIFYFIKNLEETSVRGSNFYIEILGYLEDITQSLEYIAKVSYKHVNNNHKPLRFNQIRDLQEIDNKLCDFLQETAQAFKDRNYNKIEKLLGRKQELYGHVTDKIQKQVERTRSEESSPKNTTLYFGLLLETKDLIEEIMNLLELYNTEHKRSK, encoded by the coding sequence ATGGAAAATATTTACATTTTTATGATTGCTGCGTTGGCAATTCTCGCAATTGCAGATTTGGTAGTCGGAGTGAGTAATGACGCAGTAAACTTTCTAAATTCCGCAATAGGATCTAAGGCGGTTACTTTTAAAACAGTGATGGTTGTGGCTAGTGTGGGTATAGCTTTTGGAGCGCTTTCCTCTAGCGGGATGATGGAGGTTGCAAGGAAAGGAATTTTTGATCCTAGTCAGTTTTATTTTGATGAAATCATGATCATTTTCATGGCCGTCATGATTACAGATATTATACTACTTGATATTTTTAACAGTCTGGGTATGCCTACCTCTACAACGGTCTCTATAGTATTTGAACTACTAGGAGCTTCTGTGGTTATGTCCATTATTAAAATATCAAACAATAGTGATTCTCTTGCACAGATAGGTGAATATATAAATACAGATAAAGCAACGGAGATTATATTAGGTATACTACTCTCTGTTTTTATCGCTTTCACTATAGGAGCTATTATACAGTTTTTAACAAGATTCCTTTTGACTTTTAATTTTGAGAAAAAGCCATCTTGGATAGCTGCTGTTTTTGGAGGTTTTGCAGTTTCATCTATTTCCTACTTTATCATTATTAAAGGATTAAAGGGAGCAAATATTTTACCGCCTGAGTTTAGTAGCTGGGCAAACGATAATTTAATTCAATTTCTAAGCGCTAATTTTATTATTTGGACTGCAGTCTCTTGGGTGTTTCATGCAATTCTCAAACAGAATATATACAAACTTGTGATCATCTTAGGAACCTTTGCACTCGCAATGGCCTTTGCTGGCAATGACTTAGTAAACTTTATAGGAGTTCCTATGGCTGCCTATAATTCATTTATAGCCTGGTCTGGTTCTGGAATACTACCAAGTGCATTCAGCATGGAGCAGCTTGCCGATAAAGTACCTACACAACCTATTTTACTTCTGGTCGCTGGTTTAATCATGGTTCTTACATTGTGGTTTAGTAAAAAAGCAAGACGCGTTGTAAAAACCTCTGTAGATTTATCACGTCAAGATGAAGTAAAAGAGCGATTTAAACCTAACTGGGTTTCACAACACTTAGTACGTGGAGTTATCATTGCAAATAATGGTGTTAATAAAATATTACCTGCAAAGCTGCGCCAAAGCATAAACAAGAGCTTTGAACCATCGACTGTAATCCACACAAAAGCATCGGAAGCACCCGCTTTTGATATGGTGAGAGCTGCCGTAAATCTTGTAATTGCGAGTGTTCTTATATCAGTAGCTACTGGACTTAAGCTTCCACTATCTACAACTTATGTTACTTTTATGGTTGCTATGGGTACTTCCCTAGCAGATCGTGCTTGGGGAGCAGAAAGCGCTGTTTATAGAGTAGCTGGTGTTCTTAATGTAATAAGCGGATGGTTCTTGACAGCATTTAGCGCATTTACTGCGGCAGGTATTCTAGCATACCTAATGTATCTAGGAGGGAATATTGCCATCATAGGCTTATTCTTCCTTGCTATTGCCATGCTGGTAAGAAATTATTTATCTACTAAAAAGAAAAATAAGGAAGCAAAAATTGAAGAAGATCTTCGTAAAGCAGAAAGTAAAACCATTTCTGGTATAATCGAAGAAAGTGCTGATAACATTGCAAAAACGATTATTCGTACTGATAAAATTTATACAGGAACTCTAAAGGGTCTTGCTAAAAATAAGGTAGGAAGCCTCAGAAAGAGTAGAGCCACCGTCGAAAAACTTAATGAAGAGATAGATGAACTGCGCAATAATATTTTCTATTTCATTAAAAACCTAGAAGAAACAAGTGTACGAGGATCAAACTTCTACATAGAGATATTGGGATATCTTGAAGATATCACTCAATCGCTTGAGTACATAGCAAAAGTGAGTTACAAGCACGTTAACAACAATCACAAACCGCTACGTTTTAATCAAATTAGAGATTTACAAGAAATAGACAACAAGCTGTGTGACTTCTTACAAGAAACAGCTCAAGCTTTTAAAGACCGTAATTACAACAAAATAGAGAAGCTTTTAGGAAGGAAACAAGAGCTTTATGGTCACGTAACAGATAAGATTCAAAAGCAGGTAGAGCGCACACGATCTGAAGAGTCTAGTCCTAAAAATACCACCTTGTACTTTGGGCTATTATTAGAAACTAAAGATCTTATAGAAGAGATCATGAACTTACTTGAACTCTATAACACAGAGCACAAAAGATCAAAATAA
- a CDS encoding toxin-antitoxin system YwqK family antitoxin: MKKIMMIAVAFLMVVSMQAQEKNNKPTYVEVGDLVKATLYFDNGEVSQTGFYTKEGQVTGQWISYNRDGDKTAKAQYDNGTKVGTWFFWSSDKLTEVDYQDSRVASVNTWKNEGSKVASNR, from the coding sequence ATGAAAAAGATAATGATGATAGCAGTTGCATTTTTAATGGTTGTTTCAATGCAAGCTCAAGAAAAAAATAATAAGCCTACATATGTAGAAGTAGGAGACTTAGTTAAGGCAACTTTATATTTTGATAATGGTGAAGTAAGTCAAACAGGTTTTTATACTAAGGAGGGACAGGTTACTGGACAATGGATTAGTTATAATCGTGACGGAGATAAAACTGCCAAAGCTCAATATGACAATGGAACTAAAGTAGGTACTTGGTTCTTTTGGTCAAGTGATAAACTTACTGAGGTAGACTATCAAGATTCACGAGTAGCTTCTGTTAATACTTGGAAGAATGAAGGTTCAAAAGTTGCTAGTAATAGATAA